The Strix aluco isolate bStrAlu1 chromosome 18, bStrAlu1.hap1, whole genome shotgun sequence genome includes the window TTCCCTACAGCAACAGGGCTTCCTCCCGCCCACGAGAGCAGCACCGTGGGGATGCTGGCTCTTCCCTCCTGCTTCAGCTCTCTCTCCCCTAAGAGCAGAAAAAGGTAAACAGGATGTTCCTGTAatgccactaaaaaaaaaataatcatccaTGTCTTTGGATTATCCCGAAAGAAGACAGGTACCCAAATCACAGACACCCACCTCTTACTCAGCACCTAATTCTGTCAATTAACTTTGCTCTGTGGTTATGTTTCTATCAAACTGCAGCACAGCTCTGACTGAAGATacagaaataatctgttttccaGACCCCTATGCTCTCCAGAACCAAGCTGCCAGCTGAATGATACAAAGCGTAAAACACGTTTTCCAGTAAAAATCTCACTAAGTTCAAAGCAGTCTGTCTGCCCCCACAGACATAAGCATTCCTATATACATGCTTTACATTCAGGAATAACTGTGTAGCACTAGGGAAATTTTAACAAAACCCTTTTCTTGTAGGCtttcctggaaaataaaaggatttcCTATAGTAAACCACTTAATTACAAAACCCCAATGTATTTCCCCGGCAACCCATCCAAGTGTGCTGAAGCCAAGCACATCTCCGtctaaaaaaccctaaaacccaagGAACGAGCTGCGACAGACAGAATCCCACACCGAAATGgtttattattaaaacaaatcacAGCCTGTACAGAAGCACGAAGCCGTTCAGCGTGCACAGACCCAGATCTCCTTTACCGCAGGCAACAGCCACGTACACTCATGCTGAGGGAGGATAAATTTCCAAGTCAGGGTCAGTGCAAGAGGCTCTTGCAGAGAGATCTGAGACAGAGAAAGAACGAGGAGCTTAGTAAGTATGTTGAGAAGGAAGAAGTTTTCAATTAGAAAAAGGTTAAATGAAGCAGCGAGCACTGTAGTCAGCCGGATGATGTTCTTGGTCAGTGTAAATCCCTCAAAGGTGGATCTAGACTAAGCCGGGCATGACCTCAACGTTGCTTCATGAGGGAATTCAACGGAGAGCCAGCACTCGGCAAAGCATGGATCACTAACAGGCCGCTGCAGTTACATACTAGGTCACTACATTACACATTTCAGGGCTCTAACAACTTCCCCTCTCATCAGCCACGCAAACACGGGGTTCATAGTCTCTCTTTTCAAACTAGAGCTGGCAGGCAGTCGCAGTAGCCCCTAAAAGGCTGGAGGATTTGAAGGGTTGGGGTTACACAAGTGGCAACGCAGCCATGTTGCGTCTCTGGGCTCCACGGCTCCTAtttctttctgcctcctctttcttTGAGTGCCAGGTGAATCAGAGAGCCACTTGTCATGTTGTAATAAGCCAGGGAGTTCGAATCCTTGATGAAGATGCcctgaggggaggaggaaagaaaaaacagtcacAGCAGAAATCTTAATGCTCCCTTCCCACAAAACCCCACACAGATGAAGCCCTCCTGGCTTTGAAAAACCCTGGAGAGTTCCCAGTGTCTCAGAAGATGGGCACCAGTGGGTAAACTGGGAATGATGCAAGAGTACAAATGGACAATATACACTATATACCTCTACAAACACATAAAGATGGTCACCACAACAAGTGAAGTTATTCAGGCTCcattcccctcttcccctcccctttttctttttttcccttaaaaaaaaaaaaaagttaagcttCCTTTCTTGCTAAGGGTTAACACAGTATCTCCCCACAGATGAACTCCTGAGGAGATAAGTGCACAAAGTTCACTGCTTAGGCAGCAggttgtgtgtgtgcacatgcatgacTGGAACCAAGTTATCAAAAAGGAACAGCGCCTTTCTAACAGCTCCAGGCtccagagaaagagagagagatctcttccctttcatttttttttttttgagaaattcttTTCAGAGCTGCCAGGGTTTCAGGGCACTCTCGCCCACCTTCCAGAGCACACACGACAGAGCAGTGGGAGCAGACTGCTGCATTTAAATGTCAAAACTCCcaataaaatttcaaagaaaaccaTCAAGCTCAGAAGACTCATCTGCAGCAGTGACAATGTGAAGATCCACTGATGCCACCTATTAAAGGCCTGTCCCGCTGTAACAGTGTGCAGTTCTGTAACCAAGCGTGCTGTACAGACAGGAAAAACATTGCCTCTGCTCTCTCCGATCTCAGGAGGTACATTACAactttttcttgtaaaaagtCAGTTTGTGTGTGAGAACGCACTGAAGTAACAAACAGCATCTGAAGGGCTTAAACCCACCTCGTACTgcagcttctgcttcccagctggCATCCCTGTGGCCTCGTGGATCTTAACCTTTATAACAGACACCTAGGAAGAATCAAAGAGCTTGCTCAGGCTTTTTTCCCCCGACTGCAGGGGCAGGCAGCACTGCTCCCCAGCCACGCAACCCTGTTGGGCAAGAGGCTGCGGTGTGGGGAACATCCAGAGCCTTACAGCTCCTGCCATGCAGGTCAGCTGCTGTTCCCAAAGCAAAGAAACTCAGCAGCACAACAAGAAGGGGTAGAGGCCAGGTTAATAAGCTACATGCCTGGTCTGAGAGCGGCAGGGTGAACACCAACACTTGGCCATTCAGTTTCCACTCCGTCTTGTCCTGCATGTTGGGAACCTGGACTTTGACCGTGACTGGACCCTAGAGGAAACAAAGATAACGTCTCTTACAGGCAAGGAAGCTCAGGACTATGATAGAAGAACAGCAGACAAATTATTTATAGACACACAGCGGCAGACGAATTAATTATTTCCAAAACTAGCCACGTATCTCAACTTCTCAGGGAACACACAGAAACGTATTTGCCTCAACACTGAGAAAGTCACTTCACTGCTACCAAAATAAAACGTGTAGTTGGATTTCTCTCATTAGTCCCTCCTTCTGTGTGCCATTCACCAAGCATCACATGCACCCACAGTCTTACAGAGCGAACGTATGAAGCATTCAACAGAAGACAGCTTCTTTGTGCAGATGTCCAGAAAAACCATACAGCCTTCTTAAAGCACTTAAAACTCAACCCACAATGATGGCACTCCTCAGGAAGGAGTTCAGTCTAACATTTAGTTCACGTTGTTATGGGATATACCACATTACCACGCTATCATGCTGACACTGATATATTAAATCTCCTTGCATCTCCAGCTTCGCAGTCCTCTGCTTAAAAGCTTATCAAGCAGCATTAGGTCTTCTGTACATTACTATAAGCCTACGTCTCACTGCCCTTAATTACAGGAGTACTATCTTACTACACGTCTGTGTGTAGCACTGCATTGCTCTTTCCAGTAAAATACAAAGCAGTTGCTTGCTCAGGAGCCATCTCAAAGTTGCTCCCTTGAAGTACATCAGCTGCCCTCTGCGTAGTGAACCGGCTTTACATCCCCTTTGGGCAGAGGAGGCTGAACAGCCCAGCGGGGTCAGGGCTCCGGCGCTTCTCAACAAGCAGCCAGCCCACACACGCACCTTGTTCCTGCGCAGAAACTCCTCCTCTGGAATCAGGCTATCTTCACTCTTCAGTTTCTTTGAGACCGGCTCATCCTCCATCGGTGGCGGCGGGTGAACAGGAGGCATCGGTGCTGGGGAAGGAACCGGAGCCACGGGAGGCGCAGGAACAAATGCTGAAATGGGATGGGGGACATAACACAACCTGTAGTCATCCACTGAGTATACAGCAGCCACTCCCTTAACACAAAAAACTTTTAGCAGACCAGTGAAGGCTGAAAATAAATGCCACAATACATGGAGGAAGTTAACATAACCAGCAGTAACATGCAAACTTCAAACGTTAGGAGATCTATTGGGAAACAGTCCAGGAAAAGACAACAAGCAGCATAAGAGCTTCCTGCAGATcttgcaaaaatgaaaatgctctCAGTTTGGCACACAGCAGTGCCAGCACCtcgatttaaaaaagaaaaaaataggaagaattGTTTTTTACGTTGTGCTTTTCAACTTAAAAGCACCTCATGCTCTGAAGCTGCTATGAGGAAAGGGGCCAGACATCAGCCTCCTGTGGCAGCAACAAGCTGTAACACCCAGTGAGGTGCTGGCAGTGCCTCTTTACTCTGGTTCCTTTTGGAAAGCAGCACAGATTCTTAACCTTCACCTGGGCAGGCTCCCGGGGACACAGACAGAAAATGGGTGAGACAATTCTCTGTATTTCACACTGCAGGAGTCTTGAGCCCAAAAGCAGTACTGCTAGATAAGTCGTATCAAACACCCCAAAATTCTTAATGATGGGACTTAAGGCCCACAATCCCAATTACATGCCACTATCAGAGgtgcaaaagaggaaaagaatcaGAGCTCCAGCCCACATTATACAGGAATTAGCTGACAAGTaaccagaaaaagctgaagttaCTGACCTGTTGGTACTATCATGGGAGGCGGGCGGGGGCTCATGATGGGCGGGGCGGAGGGCGGCATGGGGACAACGTTGATGCGCGGGGTATGGATTATTGGTGGCATGGGGGTGGCTATGACAGATCCTGGAGGCAAACGGACCACGGAAGTCATCGGGGGACGAGGCATGACTGGAACTGCAGAAACAACGGCAGCACGAACGGGAGGGGGCATCTGGAGAGAGAGGGTAGTTTTTCTTAGCTGGTACGTGCAGGAATGCTCGGCTGCTGTTCACAATCCTGATTAGAACAACCAGGGCAAAGCACAGAGGATTTCTGCTGGCCAAAGACTTGCTGCGAAGCTCAGCGAGCCCACTGTATGGCCAGCCCAAGCTGCCTGTAAACGGGCACAGAAGCCTCACGAGCAGATTACAGAGTTCTTCCTTCCCTCACCACGCAGGTATCAGACCACAAGCCACGTAACAATCTTAAAGAAGGAGCTATTTCAGAGTCACGTAGCAGAACCCTTGGGCAGAAACAACGGGCAAGTGAGTCACTTGTGAACGTTTCTTGCCTGCGGCTACTTTTGTTCTGCATCACGCCTTTTTACACCTAAAAAAAGGCCCCCACCCATTCCTTTGTTAGCCATACTACCTTCCCCCAGGATCTCAGTGCCCAGGCTCTTCCTCTGCCCAGCTGATTAAGTCTGTTTGGAACCTCTAAGGATGAAGAGCTCCACTTAAATCTTATGTTGCATTTTTAACAACAAGTTCAACAGGGTTCCTCTGATGGTTTAACAGTCATTTGGAAACATGAACTTCacttaaaatctgtttctaaacCACTGCCCTGCTGTTATAACCCTTGACTTTCATCAGGACTCCCTTCTAATTAACTACAGCCACAGCCATTTGCTTTTGGAAGCCCAAACACTTACTGTGGGTGGACGAGGCACGGACGTGATAGGCTGAGCGCTAGCTGGAGGATTTGATGCCGAAGAAGGAGGGGGTGGCTGGGGTATTTCATTGGGTTTACTGGGACCGATCTTCTCCTTGCTGTCATCTTCTGGCACCAGTCCCTTGGCCTTGTGGATAGCTTCAATTTGCTCTTGGAGAGTAATATTGGCCTGAGCAGCCTGTTGTGTGCGGGCCATGCTGCCCGAGTGGCCATCCCAGGTCACCTGAGAGGATAAAATAAATCAGACTAACTGCAGCCTGTCCAGGCTGCAACGCGAGCTGCAAATAAATCAAGAGAGCAGCTCTACAGCAAGAACAAAGTTCAAGAGACTCCTGTCTCTCTGCACATCCATAATACTACaggaatatgttaaaaaaaaacacagctTCCACTCTACCTTTTCCTCTGGTTTCTGGATTTCTTCTTCACCAATCTTTTTACCAATGGCAGTCTCTTCTACACCGAAGATATCAGTACGGCGCTCTGCCAGCTGCTTCAAGCTGCTTTCAATATCCAAACCTGCAGGCAAAAAGAGAAATTCCCATCTCAAGTGGTATAATCAAAGATGATCAAGCTtctgttaatctttaaattatttgGTACCTAATGGCCGAGCGCTGCTATTTTTTAGAAAGAGACTGCAACCGATGGCTGGTCAGCAGCAGCTAGTGCTCTTGCCTTTAAGTTTACAGAAAGGCTTCAGTGTACTAATGACAAATATATCCACAAGATCGGCACACTAAGGACACCATACCATACACTACATTTAAGATGGTCCTTATCGGTGGGACTTGGAGGGGAGTAAGGGTTAAGCGTTCACCAAACCAACCCATCTAGGAACTCTGTTTTGCAAGCCATGTCAAATGCTCAGGCTGACCTGGGGCATAGACCTCATCATCACTCTGCTTTTCACGGATGGATCGATCACGCTGCTCCAACCATCGAGGATCCAGGAGACCAATTCGCATGTGTTCTTGCATTTTACTGGCAGGAATTTTCTCTCCAGTGATGGGGGAAACAAGATACTCATCTGGAGCTGGAGCAGGTGGTAATGGTTTTGAggctagaaaaacaaaaccacactgtTAAAAACATATCAGAGGATGCAGCCTAGAAACAAATGCTTTTGTGattattcaggaagaaaaagtttttctttgtCACCCTGATTTACCTTTGGGATCATAATCTTTCCGCACAATGACCTGATCTGGAGTGGGAGGGAGAGGCGGTGGCATCGGGgtttctggaggaggaggaaccTTCTGACCTTCATCTTCATCATCTGAGCCCTTAtttaagggggggaaaaaaaaaatcgtaacCAAGTTCCTGTATTCAATATCAACAAACACGATTTGAGAAAGGCATAAAAATCCTATGCAGTGCTGGAAGAACTGATCATGCAGCTTCAAACAACAGTGCTATTTTGCCTCTGGACACCTATGCTGCAGTGGTTCCTCTGGATAATCATGATTCAGAAACTCAGTGGACCCAGAAGAGGAAGCAAGTACTCCTCAGCTTCCACATTAccacagcacagcaagcagggGCTTATGGTTAACCATGCTCTTGTTCCTTGTTACCAGAAAAACAGCTTACAAAGAGTGGGTAGAGGAAGAGTCTAAAATGAGTCATCTTTCAGTGTTCCAGACTGTGCAGAAGAAAGCCCAAAAGGCTTGatcacagaaatataaaatccACACCATTAGGTGACAAAATTACTGGATTTCTCTCTTGGAAACTGTGTTGTCATGGCAAACATTAAAAATACCGTATTCTAGCAGAAACGGGTTGTTTTGAAATTCCTTCAGAAGGAAATCTCATTTCCTCAAAAAACTGAGGAACTTCTTACAGTGAAAATGATGGGCATGGTAAACCACACAAACTTTATGGGACAAAAGGAACACTGATTCTAGTGGTTAGTTACCTCATCCATATCCTGCACTTGTGTGTCTTGAtccagctgggctgggggctcatctgttttctcttgcttttcatcttcctcATCTGACTCTACCTCcatctctacctcctcactttcCCCAAACTTCTCGTAACGCTCCTGGATCAGAATTCGAGCTCCCAACTCTTCTGGAGTGGTGGGAGGAGGGAAATTCCCTACAATGcagaaaacagcttctgtttCTCTATCCCATTTTGTTGCTCAATGCATAGACAGAAGTATCAGTTTCCTGaattaaaagcagtttctttACAAAGCAGTGGCATTAAAATCTCCTGGGAGACAAGGTATATAAAAGGTATATAATAGAGTCTATACGGACCAACATCCATGACACATGAAGGTGCTTACAGGTGAAAGCACTGCTAGAAAGTGGGACAAGTTCTGCTGTCCTGGTGGAAGTGGGAAAAGCAGACACTAGCGCAGTCCTGGACTTTGTTCAAGGAGAACATTACTgactccagaaaaaaaaccagtccTGCACACTCTCACTAGAAGGCTTTCCCCTTCAGCTTTGAAGGACATGCAGCTGTAAAGCCCAGTGTCTGTCTCAATATGGCATTTCAGGACATAGCCCCTACTCAAAGGGAGCAGAATTTCATAGAGGTTACAATGGTTAACTTCAGTACCTTGCTCATTGGGCTGAAAGTCAACTGTTTCCACAACCACAAAGTCGTGCCAATCAATCTGGGCATAAGCAACAcgctccttttccttctcctcctcttccttctttctctctcgcTCCTGGAACTTTGCCCACTCCACTCTGTAATACACCTGCACAAGCAGACGTAAAGCACAAACCAAATGTCAGACAAGAATCACACCACAGTCATCTCTACAGCATCTAGAAGTTTACTTTCAGGGCAGTTACACAAGCACCACTTCAGAGGCCTGGCACAACAAAGAAATACTTGTATTTTGTTTAGAAACTACAGGCTTGCCTATTGAGTAATGTACTGCACCAGCTTTGTCAAGCAGTTTTCTAAAGCTGGAACTGCAATCTTCTTGAGCCAAGACCAAGCCGTCCAGGTATGACGTGACCCAGGTATCACTGAAGATTCACAGCCAGCAAACAGTTCACAGACACTTTATTCCAACGCTGTAACGCCACCTTCCCACAGCAAAAGCAGTCTTCGTGACAAAGACGGAAGTCAAAGTAATAAAGAACAGCTTGGAAGGACTACAAGTGACGGAGGTGTCATGGTGAAGTTGTCTTGAGAGGGAAACATTCTACTTTGTAAAGCACTTGGAAATGGTGTTGTGCAGTATTTATGCCTCTATGCTGCCACAATCCCCAATTCCCCAATACTAACAGTAGCTGGTAGTTTAAAGACAAGCTTGAGTACCCTGTATTCAAGTGACTACAGGGGACACATCCATTTTATTCTCTGTATATTTGCTGCCAATAAGTCAGAAACgagaaaaaattcaaaacataacTGAAATgcttcagcaagtttgcaaatTTTTCATGTAATACCTGATCTAGGACTTCCTTGGGATTTTCAGCCTCCTTCTTGAGTTTGAGGAGTAAGCCTTTCGGTGGGATCAAGATCTAAAAGATATTTTGCATGACAGTTGGTGACAATTCTTTTTGCCATAGCCTCCTTAAAACCAATTACTCTTTCTGCACTAATAAAAATATCAGTAGACCCCTGGGGCTATGTTTCATTTATTCTGTTGCAACCCTCTTATTACTTATTGCTCATACTTGCACTTAAAAATATTCACTCTTGCCCTTCCAACTACCCTCCATatttaaaaacccacaacttGTAACAGCCCACTGTGTTCAGTGCTCTGCACATTGCCAACATCGTATGGTGTAATATACCTATGCTACTTAAAGAGCAAGATTTAAAGGATGGACTCCTGGACCTGCACATATTTCTAGGCTGGCTGTTTTGTAGGGCTGCAGTAATCTTCAAAAATCAGTACGGCTgctgaaaaaaatcaactcaACAGGTGAACTGCCAAGAGTACCTTTGTGTACTGTTCAACCAGCTTAGTGAAGTAGTTAAAGAGACTGTGCTGGGGGCGAAGGAAGTCAAACTGGTAGttcctctgctccttctgcaTCAGCTGAGTCAAGAACTGCCGCCCGTTCCGAGCCACGAACTGCGCCGTGAGCTTCACCACATCCAAGTCAAAGGCCGAGATTGAGGGAGGATCTGCAATGAACTCGAACTCCGGAGGTGGCTCTTTTGGAACGACAGTCTCCTGGATCACCTGGGCCTGCACCTGCAGAGCAGAACGGCGACACATCAGTGACTGCCCTCAAGAAACCCTTACCAAACGCTTGGGAGAACCCatttttccttcagctgctgcaggaaagcaACCTCAGTCTAGATAGATATCCTGGCAGCTGCAAGGACTAAAAAAATTAGTACCACAGGGTATATCCGGACATCTGTATTTAGGTCTATTATTAAAACAACATTGCTCCAACAGCCAACAAAACTGGAAACTACCAGAACTTTGCTATAATCCCCCCGGACAGTCAATACCACACAGTGTGACTGCTGGCCATGCAGAGCATGTAAAAGACTTGGACTCAGTCTGTGTGCTTTCCCCATCCAGTATGCATAAAGGCACAATTAAAAATCAGCAACATTTTGTACTCCACATTTTAAGAGGAAGTTGATCCTTCcggcagaaaaaaaggaaacgtTTCTACAAAACAGTGCATGCAATAAGCCCAAACTGAACTCCAAGGGATTCTAAACACCTGCCTATGGCAGGAGTCCTAAACTCATACAGTCTGAGCGATCACTAGTGTAAGTGCCATATCAGTCAATATGCaactaaatgtaattaaaatggaCCAAGCAGAACAAATATATTGACTCTTTCACACATAACTTTGAGTTACCAGCAACTGGGGGATGCAGATCTGCATCAAAACGAGGCCCCAGACACTGAACTCTAAGCCTCTCAGTGCCGCCGTTTATGCAAATGTGTAACTCCTTCATTTGCCTTGTCTTTCAGATGTCCTGCTTAGCATCAGGATGCAACACAACCAGTTAGAAGCCAAGTTCTCAGCCAAAGTGAAAAGGAATACTCACCTTCTGCGgaagctgctgctgagcactTTGCTGCTGTTGCATGACCTTGGGAATAGCAGCCGAGGGCTCCTGTGCTTTACCCTCTTTGAACTCGCTGACTTTGTGCCGGTAGTAGGCATGGTAAGGATCATTGGGATTCAAGAAATTGAACTTAGGGTTATTTATTTCATTCTGACGAATTCGAGCTTCAAATTCTGGACCATTTCTGtggagaaaaaagataaattgtttAGGTGAATGGGCATCAACTCAAGCTAAATGTCTGTTTCTTTCACAGTAAGATGTGTTGATGCATCAGCCCCTCAGAAGACAATTTTCTCTCCTAAATGGAAGGAATTTACCTCTGAGTAACACACCCACCGTAGCAGCCAGCTGTACATGCACCAGTTATACACTGTATTAGGACAAATGCCTGTAACACTTCACAGTGAGTATTTCTTAGGACAGCTAAAAACTCACACTCACAAGTGTTCCACAATCTCATTTGGCTACACACAAGCAAAAGGCCATT containing:
- the SF3A1 gene encoding splicing factor 3A subunit 1, which produces MPAGPVQAMPPAQPAPPAESKPPEEEPKEEAAPAKPVVGIIYPPPEVRNIVDKTASFVARNGPEFEARIRQNEINNPKFNFLNPNDPYHAYYRHKVSEFKEGKAQEPSAAIPKVMQQQQSAQQQLPQKVQAQVIQETVVPKEPPPEFEFIADPPSISAFDLDVVKLTAQFVARNGRQFLTQLMQKEQRNYQFDFLRPQHSLFNYFTKLVEQYTKILIPPKGLLLKLKKEAENPKEVLDQVYYRVEWAKFQERERKKEEEEKEKERVAYAQIDWHDFVVVETVDFQPNEQGNFPPPTTPEELGARILIQERYEKFGESEEVEMEVESDEEDEKQEKTDEPPAQLDQDTQVQDMDEGSDDEDEGQKVPPPPETPMPPPLPPTPDQVIVRKDYDPKASKPLPPAPAPDEYLVSPITGEKIPASKMQEHMRIGLLDPRWLEQRDRSIREKQSDDEVYAPGLDIESSLKQLAERRTDIFGVEETAIGKKIGEEEIQKPEEKVTWDGHSGSMARTQQAAQANITLQEQIEAIHKAKGLVPEDDSKEKIGPSKPNEIPQPPPPSSASNPPASAQPITSVPRPPTMPPPVRAAVVSAVPVMPRPPMTSVVRLPPGSVIATPMPPIIHTPRINVVPMPPSAPPIMSPRPPPMIVPTAFVPAPPVAPVPSPAPMPPVHPPPPMEDEPVSKKLKSEDSLIPEEEFLRRNKGPVTVKVQVPNMQDKTEWKLNGQVLVFTLPLSDQVSVIKVKIHEATGMPAGKQKLQYEGIFIKDSNSLAYYNMTSGSLIHLALKERGGRKK